A single window of Fusobacterium sp. DNA harbors:
- the leuS gene encoding leucine--tRNA ligase codes for MREYDFKEVEAKWQKKWADGNIFRTENYVSGKENYYVLEMLPYPSGKLHVGHARNYTIGDVISRYKRMKGYNVLHPMGWDSFGLPAENAAIQNGAHPAVWTKSNIENMKRQLKMLGFSYDWEREIASYTPEYYRWNQWIFKRLYEKGLIYKKKSLVNWCPDCNTVLANEQVEDGKCWRHSNTSVIQKELEQWFFKITDYADELLEGHKEIKDGWPEKVLTMQKNWIGKSYGTEIVFTVEETGEKLPMFTTRIDTIYGVSYCVVAPEHPVVSEVLKANPEIKTAVQEMKNTDLIERSAEGREKRGIFTGWHVINPVTKEKVQLWVADYVLMNYGTGAVMAVPSHDERDFAFAKKYNLPLKVVINPVDKETKKEIILEADKMTEAFTEMGVLTNSGKFNGISSKKALVDIAVFVEENGYGTRTVKYRLKDWGVSRQRYWGTPIPALYCEKCGTVMEKDENLPVKLPEDISFSGTGNPLETSESFKHAVCPICGGPARRDTDTMDTFVDSSWYFLRYCDPKNTNLPFAKDIVDKWVPVDQYIGGIEHAVMHLLYARFFHKVLRDMGLLSSNEPFKRLLTQGMVLSASYYSNNENRFLYAEEVEVKGEKAYSKATGEELISKIEKMSKSKNNGIDPEEMVEKYGADTTRLFIMFASPPEKELEWNENGLAGAYRFLAKIWRMVMEHKENMEFGEINLNAVSKEDKALIIKLNQTIKKVTESIENDYHFNTSIAATMELINETQDFKVNVIETGKITSESRKIFGEVVKNIILMLSPFTPHFCDDLWEEMGNKSYLFNEAWPTFKEELTISSNVVIAVQVNGKVRGTVEVERGTSKEIVEKLALEIENVKKHMEGKILVKVIVVPEKIVNIVVK; via the coding sequence TTGAGAGAGTATGATTTTAAAGAAGTAGAAGCTAAGTGGCAAAAAAAATGGGCAGATGGAAATATTTTCAGGACTGAAAACTATGTTTCTGGAAAAGAGAACTATTATGTGCTCGAGATGCTCCCTTATCCTTCTGGAAAACTTCATGTGGGACATGCCAGAAACTACACTATTGGAGATGTTATATCTAGATATAAAAGAATGAAGGGATACAATGTTCTTCATCCTATGGGATGGGACTCTTTTGGGTTGCCAGCAGAGAATGCAGCGATTCAAAATGGAGCACATCCAGCAGTATGGACTAAGTCTAATATTGAAAATATGAAAAGACAGTTGAAAATGCTTGGATTTTCATATGATTGGGAAAGGGAAATTGCTTCATACACACCTGAATATTATAGATGGAATCAATGGATATTTAAGAGATTATATGAAAAAGGATTGATTTATAAAAAGAAATCACTTGTAAACTGGTGTCCAGACTGTAATACAGTCTTAGCTAATGAACAAGTTGAAGATGGAAAATGTTGGAGACACAGTAACACATCTGTTATTCAAAAAGAATTGGAACAATGGTTCTTTAAAATAACAGATTATGCTGATGAATTATTAGAAGGACATAAAGAAATAAAAGATGGATGGCCTGAAAAGGTTCTTACAATGCAGAAAAACTGGATTGGAAAATCTTATGGAACGGAAATTGTATTTACTGTTGAAGAAACAGGAGAAAAGCTTCCAATGTTTACAACTAGAATAGATACAATATATGGAGTATCTTATTGTGTAGTAGCACCTGAACATCCCGTAGTTTCTGAAGTACTTAAAGCAAATCCAGAAATAAAAACAGCAGTACAGGAAATGAAAAATACAGATTTAATAGAAAGATCAGCAGAGGGAAGAGAAAAAAGAGGGATATTCACAGGTTGGCATGTAATAAATCCTGTAACAAAAGAAAAAGTACAATTATGGGTAGCTGACTATGTTCTTATGAATTATGGAACAGGAGCAGTTATGGCAGTTCCTTCACATGATGAAAGAGACTTTGCTTTTGCTAAAAAATATAATCTTCCTTTAAAGGTAGTAATAAATCCTGTAGATAAAGAAACTAAAAAAGAAATAATTTTAGAAGCTGATAAAATGACAGAAGCATTTACAGAAATGGGAGTGCTTACTAATTCAGGAAAGTTCAATGGAATTTCTTCAAAAAAAGCACTTGTTGATATAGCTGTATTTGTGGAAGAAAATGGGTATGGAACAAGAACAGTAAAATATAGATTAAAGGATTGGGGAGTATCTAGACAAAGATACTGGGGAACACCTATTCCAGCTTTATATTGCGAAAAATGTGGAACCGTTATGGAAAAAGATGAAAATCTTCCAGTAAAACTTCCTGAAGATATTTCATTTTCTGGAACAGGAAATCCACTTGAAACTTCAGAAAGTTTTAAACATGCAGTATGCCCAATATGTGGTGGACCTGCAAGAAGAGATACTGATACAATGGATACATTTGTAGATTCATCTTGGTATTTCTTGAGATACTGTGATCCTAAAAATACAAATTTACCTTTTGCTAAGGATATTGTAGATAAGTGGGTTCCTGTAGATCAATATATAGGAGGAATAGAACATGCTGTAATGCATTTGCTTTATGCAAGATTTTTTCATAAAGTATTGAGAGATATGGGATTACTTTCTTCTAATGAACCTTTTAAAAGACTCTTAACACAAGGAATGGTATTGAGTGCTTCTTACTATTCAAATAATGAGAATAGATTTCTTTATGCAGAAGAAGTTGAAGTAAAAGGGGAAAAGGCATATTCTAAAGCAACTGGAGAAGAGCTTATCAGCAAAATAGAAAAAATGTCTAAATCAAAAAATAATGGAATAGATCCTGAAGAAATGGTGGAGAAATATGGGGCAGATACTACTAGATTATTTATAATGTTTGCTTCACCACCTGAAAAAGAACTTGAATGGAATGAGAATGGTCTGGCAGGAGCATATAGATTTCTTGCTAAGATCTGGAGAATGGTAATGGAACATAAAGAAAATATGGAGTTTGGGGAAATAAATCTTAATGCTGTAAGCAAAGAAGATAAAGCTCTTATTATTAAGTTAAATCAAACTATAAAAAAAGTAACTGAATCTATAGAAAATGATTATCATTTCAATACTTCTATAGCAGCTACTATGGAACTTATAAATGAAACTCAAGATTTTAAGGTAAATGTAATAGAAACAGGAAAAATAACTTCTGAATCTAGAAAAATATTTGGTGAGGTAGTAAAAAATATAATTTTAATGCTTTCACCATTTACACCTCATTTTTGTGATGATTTATGGGAAGAAATGGGAAACAAAAGTTACCTTTTTAATGAAGCATGGCCTACTTTCAAAGAAGAACTTACAATATCTTCAAATGTAGTCATAGCTGTACAGGTAAATGGAAAAGTAAGGGGAACTGTAGAAGTAGAAAGAGGAACTTCTAAAGAAATAGTTGAAAAACTAGCTTTAGAAATAGAAAATGTTAAAAAACATATGGAAGGAAAAATTTTAGTAAAAGTTATTGTTGTTCCAGAAAAAATAGTTAATATAGTAGTAAAATAA
- a CDS encoding sigma-70 family RNA polymerase sigma factor, with protein sequence MAIVINEDVIRQAQLGDQESINIILKEYKNLIYLNVRNYFIIGAEQDDLLQEGTIGLLKALKAYQKGKSSFKTFAMICIRRQILTAVKASNTQKNTALNLASGNYIECDGGKEIEYNKGLQSYVNYDPEEIFLTKEKLNNFKSFVNENFSSFEKEVFDYMIKGYSYREIADEMNKSLKTIDNSFQRIKRKSELWINSYQEKHG encoded by the coding sequence ATGGCTATTGTAATAAATGAAGATGTGATAAGACAGGCTCAGCTGGGCGATCAGGAATCAATCAATATAATATTGAAAGAATATAAAAATCTTATATATCTCAATGTAAGAAATTATTTTATAATTGGAGCAGAGCAGGATGATCTTTTACAAGAAGGAACTATTGGACTTCTTAAGGCATTGAAAGCTTACCAAAAAGGAAAATCTTCATTCAAAACTTTTGCAATGATTTGCATAAGAAGACAGATTTTAACAGCAGTAAAAGCATCGAATACACAAAAAAATACAGCTCTTAATCTTGCATCTGGGAATTATATAGAGTGTGATGGAGGAAAAGAAATAGAATATAATAAAGGACTTCAGTCTTATGTAAATTATGATCCAGAAGAAATATTTCTTACTAAGGAAAAACTGAATAATTTTAAGTCCTTTGTAAATGAAAATTTTAGTTCTTTTGAAAAAGAAGTTTTTGATTATATGATAAAAGGTTATTCATATAGAGAAATAGCAGATGAAATGAATAAAAGTCTGAAAACAATAGATAATAGTTTTCAGAGAATAAAAAGAAAAAGTGAACTTTGGATAAATAGTTATCAAGAAAAACATGGGTAA
- the rlmB gene encoding 23S rRNA (guanosine(2251)-2'-O)-methyltransferase RlmB → MERIIGVNPVIEVLQNKEKNIEKLEMFKGNKDEKLNKIKKLASERNIKIFYTDKKIENSQGVAVYISEYDYYVEFGEFLEKIAPMEKSIVLILDEIQDPRNFGALIRSAEVFGVKGIIIPERNAVRINETVVKTSTGAIEYVDIVKVTNISEALLKLKKLDYWVYGAEGEGSKDYSKEKYSSRTALVLGSEGNGIRKKVKENCDVLIKIPMYGKINSLNVSVAGGIILSEIVKSF, encoded by the coding sequence ATGGAAAGAATCATAGGGGTTAATCCTGTAATAGAAGTGTTGCAGAATAAAGAAAAAAATATTGAAAAGTTAGAGATGTTTAAAGGGAATAAAGATGAAAAACTTAATAAAATAAAGAAACTTGCATCTGAAAGAAACATTAAAATATTCTATACAGATAAAAAAATAGAGAATTCTCAAGGTGTAGCTGTATATATTAGTGAATATGATTATTATGTGGAATTTGGAGAGTTTCTAGAGAAAATAGCTCCTATGGAAAAATCTATTGTCCTCATTTTAGATGAAATACAAGATCCCAGAAATTTTGGTGCTTTGATAAGAAGTGCAGAAGTTTTTGGAGTGAAGGGAATAATAATTCCAGAAAGAAATGCAGTAAGAATAAATGAAACAGTAGTAAAAACTTCCACAGGGGCAATAGAATATGTAGATATAGTAAAAGTAACAAATATATCAGAAGCTTTGCTTAAGTTAAAAAAGTTAGATTATTGGGTATATGGAGCCGAAGGAGAAGGGAGTAAAGATTATTCAAAAGAGAAATATTCAAGCAGAACAGCTCTTGTACTTGGAAGTGAAGGGAATGGAATAAGAAAGAAAGTAAAAGAAAACTGTGATGTCCTAATAAAAATACCTATGTATGGAAAGATAAACTCTTTAAATGTATCTGTTGCTGGAGGTATAATTCTTTCTGAAATAGTAAAATCATTTTAA
- the murA gene encoding UDP-N-acetylglucosamine 1-carboxyvinyltransferase gives MVEAFKVTGGKEISGVLEVEGSKNAALPIMIATLIEKGTYILRNVPNLMDIRTLVKLLESLGLEIEKLDDHSYKIINKGLTNLVAGYELVKKMRASFLVMGAMLAHEKKARVSLPGGCAIGARPVDLHLKGFESLGVKLTIDHGYVDAETEELKGGIIILDFPSVGATENIIMAAVKAKGKTILENAAREPEIEDLCYFLNDMGAKITGIGTSRLEIEGVEKLFPCEHTIIPDRIVAGTFIIASVMFDGKIEVKGVVKEHLGSFLMKLDEMGVKFDIEGDRLRVLSKLSDLKPVKVTTMPHPGFATDLQSPIMTLMSLANGTSEIKETIFENRFMHVPELNRMGAKIDISNSSATITGVGNFSSAEVMASDLRAGASLILAALKADGVSIINRIYHVDRGYENLDLKLKKIGADIERIKAEI, from the coding sequence ATGGTAGAAGCATTTAAAGTAACAGGTGGCAAAGAAATCTCAGGAGTATTGGAAGTAGAAGGATCAAAAAATGCAGCTCTTCCTATAATGATTGCAACACTTATAGAAAAAGGAACATATATTTTAAGAAATGTACCGAATCTAATGGATATAAGAACACTAGTTAAACTATTAGAAAGTCTTGGATTAGAAATAGAAAAATTAGATGATCATTCATATAAAATTATAAATAAAGGGCTTACTAATTTAGTAGCAGGGTATGAGCTTGTAAAAAAAATGAGAGCTTCTTTTCTTGTAATGGGTGCAATGCTTGCACATGAAAAAAAAGCCAGAGTATCTCTTCCAGGAGGGTGTGCTATTGGAGCAAGACCTGTAGATCTTCATTTAAAAGGGTTTGAGTCTCTTGGAGTAAAACTTACAATAGATCATGGTTATGTAGATGCTGAAACTGAAGAATTAAAAGGAGGAATAATAATTCTTGATTTTCCAAGTGTAGGAGCTACAGAAAATATAATAATGGCTGCTGTAAAAGCTAAAGGAAAAACTATTCTTGAAAATGCAGCAAGGGAACCTGAAATAGAGGATCTTTGTTATTTTTTAAATGATATGGGAGCTAAAATAACTGGAATAGGAACAAGCAGATTAGAAATAGAAGGTGTTGAAAAATTATTTCCATGTGAACATACAATAATACCTGATAGAATAGTTGCAGGAACATTCATAATAGCTTCTGTAATGTTTGATGGTAAGATAGAAGTAAAGGGAGTAGTTAAAGAACACTTGGGAAGTTTTCTTATGAAGTTAGATGAAATGGGAGTGAAATTTGATATAGAAGGGGATAGACTAAGAGTGTTATCAAAACTTTCTGATTTAAAGCCTGTAAAAGTAACAACTATGCCTCATCCTGGATTTGCAACAGACCTTCAATCACCTATAATGACATTGATGTCTTTAGCAAATGGAACAAGTGAAATTAAAGAAACTATATTTGAAAATAGATTTATGCATGTTCCTGAGTTAAATAGAATGGGTGCAAAAATAGATATAAGCAATAGTTCTGCAACTATAACTGGGGTTGGGAATTTTTCTTCAGCAGAAGTAATGGCAAGTGATTTAAGAGCAGGAGCAAGTCTTATACTTGCAGCATTGAAAGCTGATGGAGTTAGTATTATAAATAGAATATATCATGTTGACAGAGGATATGAAAATCTTGATTTGAAATTAAAAAAAATCGGAGCAGATATAGAGAGGATAAAAGCAGAAATATAA
- a CDS encoding DUF1694 domain-containing protein has translation MSESIIDKKNNTKINFLKTLAEKTLYLDEFKENVILALTKQQVMSGIIYTEVINEMKKEGTASIKMRRDVPLKDFNPYIMEAEKAGIQYTLVDALDMKGDIVLVVVSKEPIDNENREVLVEDEEEKFRKAGLSEEYPKHLGEKLCSKHYKMLSEKMPSYKGKFKELNLLDRLLGRTCPICKKEKERD, from the coding sequence ATGAGTGAGAGTATTATAGATAAAAAAAATAACACAAAAATTAATTTTTTAAAAACTTTGGCTGAAAAAACTTTGTATCTTGATGAATTTAAAGAAAATGTTATACTAGCTCTAACAAAACAACAGGTTATGTCTGGGATAATTTACACTGAAGTTATAAATGAGATGAAAAAAGAAGGAACTGCTTCCATAAAGATGAGAAGAGATGTTCCACTCAAAGACTTTAATCCTTATATAATGGAGGCAGAGAAAGCAGGTATTCAATACACATTGGTAGATGCTTTGGATATGAAGGGAGATATAGTCTTAGTTGTTGTTTCAAAAGAACCAATAGATAATGAAAATAGAGAAGTGCTAGTGGAGGATGAGGAGGAAAAATTCAGAAAGGCAGGACTGAGCGAAGAATACCCAAAACATTTAGGAGAAAAGTTATGCTCTAAACACTATAAGATGCTTTCTGAAAAAATGCCATCATACAAAGGTAAGTTTAAAGAACTTAATTTATTGGACAGATTATTAGGAAGAACATGCCCTATATGTAAGAAAGAAAAGGAGAGGGATTAA